In Phaseolus vulgaris cultivar G19833 chromosome 3, P. vulgaris v2.0, whole genome shotgun sequence, the sequence ATTACCAAACTAAATGGAAAAGATTACACAGAATAAAGTAAATGATGATAACAAGAATACCTATACCATTCTAGATTTCTTGTGTCATTTTTCTAGATTTAGTTGTTATACTATTTTTAgtgaaagaaaaatttattacaaagaTGCTTCAACTAGTTGttaactattataaaaaaaaaaaatattacatcaaACTTAATTTGTGGATTATGGAttcttacattttaaaataatattctatatataaaaaaaacataaataacaaatataaaaaaatgttatagtaaACAACAATTCTTTGGTAAATATAGtctaaaatattgatatttaatataGACGATAGCTATTTATTAAGAACCCTTGTCTGTATCGTtttttaaaaatccaaaatcTTTTCGCTTTTTATTGTGTTTGTCTCTTTTGAGCTCTTTCAAGTATTCATTCATAATAACGATTTTATTTGTCAATAACTTTATctccaatattttattttcttgaatgTTCTTActtttattcataattataatattttcctACCTCATGATCTTTAGATATCTACATATCTTTACAAAATTTATCTATTATTTTTCAGCAATTAACATTTATTCAtataattatcaatatatattatttttttcaaaatgtcttaatttttaatcgatgtgggatttccaaTACATTCATTCACGTCGAGACTACCAACTCATGCGTAAGACTGTATATTATGGGTGTTCCGATAACGGATGacctgataagtccaacaaacaaTTGTTATGATAGGCTCAAAAGGATTATGATACcataagaagtggactttaagcttaacacaactttataaaatcaacttataataTGAGGTTTGTTTCCACTTATATACCATGAAATGTTCTAATCTTTTCCAtactaagatttttttttcttctttggtGCAAATCTCGATACtcttaaaaaacatatttaagaatAACAAAAATGGAGAATAACATTTTAACACGTCACATgttttaaagagaaaaaagaagtattaaaaataGAGAGTGGAAACATagatttatcaaaataatatttatgcaTTTGACATGAAGAGTATATGGAAACGTTTATTATGATTGGCTGGCCGACCGTTAATATCGTTATCAAGCGTGTGAGTGGGAAACGACCTTAATTTCTATTTTCACACGCACTTGCCGCAAAATTTAAGTGGGCATTCAGCATGCCAACAAAGTAACCGttgcactttttttttttttataattctaaaGTGAACTAttcattatttctttattttttattgtttattatcaTTTTTGTAAATGgaattttaattgaaattacTGAATAAGATATATCCAAATGTATAAAAACAATTACACTTATACATAAAACCGTATAAACGTactcaaacattttttttctatagaGTGAGATAACTGTCTTTTAATCCATTATCTAAAGTTTTTAAAGTCGATATACCTATAATGAAGAgacaaaattaaattagttaaaattaaaaaataagttagtTTTATGATTAAGTCATTTTTGAACCTTATTTACCAAATTCAATCCAAGTACGAACAattaaacagaaaaaaaaatgtagtaaATAAGGTAAAACACAATGTTAAAAgtgtatacaaaatattttcatcAATCAACTTTAAAATTCAAGTCACTTTGAGAGAATATTAAAAATCGAATCAAACTTTGGAGATCCGAATATGACATGAAATTGTgagtgacttttttttttatcggcaataaaaataaataaataaaaatcactttaggtgtggtccaacccttatacataaatatCTGACAATAAACTCTTATTAGATCACCTACCTACCAACTTAATAAAGGGATTACCAGACCAACACTACCCAGCCTTAATGAATCAACCTCATACAAGCCATAGGATTTAAAACCCAACTAGAATACGGGAAATATACAGAACAAGACTTTATAATGTGAGTGACTTCTTAGTCTCATGTATAGTTGATTTAATTGGGATGATACCAAACGCATAACTATAGATGATAATGAAAATGGATGAAATTAGTATGTCAATTAAATAGTCATTTATAATgttattattcaaaataaatttgtaattattcatatttttttgttaattttatttattttgttttcaagtCATATAAAATTGCTAGACATTTTCATTTCaagtaaattttaaactaaaatgaTATAGTAGACTTGTCTACAGATAGATGGGGCTATTTATGGAACTGAAATTGATATGAATGTTAATGTGATCattaatagataaataaattaagtaGATTTTATGGATTTAGAGATGTAAGTAGATTTTTGTGATTATTGGATTTTGGGTTTAGTAGATAACTCCAATGTTAGTTGGAATTGATTTAAACTAGCTTTTGCCAAAATTAATTACACTAAAGCTTTTTTACAATTGATTCAAGTATTATTAAAATggtttattttgttaatttataaataaacaattaattGGCCCTTTTACTTGTAAATTAGATGATGAATAGGATTGAAACACCatgttgaaaaaattattactttgaTAGTGAAGGATTATAAAAcatacattaaattaaaaataatgattgGTGCATATTATTTAACTTTGCTTTTTTCAGTACAATAACAtcataaatttgaattaaaattaaaaattttaccttagcaattattttatatttatgttctAATTATGGGTTgatttatttcttattaatgatattgtgtatttaagtttttttttataaaatgtaattttataattaagataATTTTATGTTATCAAATGAAATAATTAGTAAATAACATTATGTTTATTTTGTAAGAGTGATTAgtgtaaataatatttatatttatatttttaaactctaaaaatgatttaatattaaaatattatatattattggaatatataaaattgaatgatatttatctttaataaagtttaatattaaattttttgtttagaatttttttttaagatataatTTTACGTTAGAGAAAAAgattatttgttttattctaataaaaaaaattgaaacataaaatatttcaattattttttcaaaaaatattttaaaagttaaaacaaattaattttaaaaaatttaaatattatattttaattcctAGACTAATCCCTAGTTCAAACTCAAAACAAATCAATACAGATTATTTTCTGTAAATACACAAATTGTAGTTGTTTTTACTTCAATAAATAAGGTGAATAATAGTAAAACAAGTatagacatttttttttattttagtacaataaaaaaatacagttttaatataaaaattctaattctgttaattttttttaaactccaATAATGTcaatatatatttctttatctttagttATCAAATGagtatattaaaagaaaaatttaaaatatttaatagttcTTCaagattaattatattaatattaatttttctttactttaatCATGgagttaaaacaaaatttacgaaattaaaatttttatactaaaattataattttttcttctaatattaatatttgtcttaataattttaaaatttaaatatatttatagcgAGATTTGTACTTataaataactttaaaagtcGCACTCTTAACTATTTGGTATCTATGCACTTTCTTTCAAAGAAAAAGGTATCCAAGTACTTATATCTGAACATGCAACTCAcactaattaaatataaaaatattaagaaaaatattgattaaGAATGCAATTGTAGTGCAATTAAAATActattgttgaatcaagtgaaggtaaatttataatttatatttaaattaaaattattttaagtaattTCTTTGATACCTGCAACATGAATATAAAACTTTGGTTATAATTTTGCAATTTAATATAGTTGAATTTGTACCGGAGAATTTGTAGTAGTCGGGTCCGTATGACATATTAAGTTTTAGTATCTCGTTAAGATCGATCTACACAACTAAATTTATTATGCCTAAATAGAAGATTAACAAGACTAATCGGTGGTCAAACACtagataatatatttttaatcatgaTTCAAAATCTTAATCCAACCTAATAACAAAGGATCCATGAtagttatataaattaacacaaatttaaagaATAAGGTACATCATCATTTATAGTACTAATAGCATGAGTGTCAGATTGTCTTTTCCATATATCATCTCAGCTTAGTATTCACGAGGACTAGAAACAAATGAGTATAAGAAGAACACAAAGACTATGAAGAGAGATAAAAAGACCAACCAAAATGTAAAATAATCGTTCTTTCTatattacatttattttaagatgaaattaaaatataatattttatgcaTAATCAAAATCAAAAGTTACTTTTTTCCACCTTTgttaaaagtatatttaaacTTGTGTTTATTaggatttaatttttaaaatagcaGATGATGGCACTTTGGTTATTCTTCAGAGTCCAATTGGCACCGAGAAATCCAAGTACTACATAAACCCTCACATACACATTCCAATTCGAATCTCAACTCAACACATAACACAATACTCAATAAGTTCCCACAAAATGACACGTCATTTCCTTCTCCTTTCTCTGTTATTCTTTGCTTCCACACTCTCTCCTCTCATCTCAACCGTCACCGCCGGTTACACTTCCGGTGACGCTTCCGGTTACATTTCCGGTGATGCTTCCGGTGACACGGACTTCATTCGCCAAAGCTGCAACGCAACGTTGTACCCTGACCTGTGCTTCTCCTCGCTCTCTCCCTACGCCGCCGCGGTGCAACGCAGCCCCGGCGGCCTCGCGCGAGTGGCCGTGGCAGTGGCGCTTGCCAAGGCGCACGGCGCGGCGGCCTACCTCTCACACGAGACCGCCACGGCGCTCTCTGCGGATTCCGGCGACGGTGCCGGCGCCGCCGTGCACGACTGCTTCTCAAACCTGGAGGACGCGGTGGACGAGATCCGCGGCTCGCTGAAGCAGATGCGGCGCCTGAGACGACCGGACGGGGACTCCGGTTCGGTCCGGTTCGGGGTGAGCAACGTGCTGACGTGGATGAGCGCGGCGCTGACGGACGAGGAAACCTGCACGGACGGGTTCGAGGGCGTAGAGGAAGGTCCCGTGAAGACGAGCGTGTGCAACCGCGTGACCAGGGTGAAGAAGTTCACAAGCAATGCCTTGGCGCTGGTGAACGGTTTcgctaataatttataaaattattattcgCCACCAATTGAAACGAACACTGTCTCTGTCGTTTTGGTTGCTGCTTACTTTGCTTTTGGTGTTGTGTGTGAATGCTTCGTAGATTTCATCTCTCACTGATTTaagttattttcaaatatattactcagttttataatcttttttctttccttttaaaTCTCCTCGTTCATTAATTTTACTGGTTCATAGTGAGAAATCTAAGTCCTCTCCTTATGATTTGATTTAGTAATAGTGGCCAAATAAGATGAACAAAATAAGTAGAATAATTTTGATATAACTTCAAAATTTGAGTTAGGAAGAGACAAGAGTGTAGGATTTGTACAGGTATAGTTGTTGAAACAGAATTGAAATGTCATATTTGAACTTAAATTCTatgacatttattttaaaatgaaattaaaacataatattatatacataataaaaaacaaaacttaGTTTTTCCACCTAtgctaaaaataaatttaaactttgTCTTTATTaggatttagtttttaaaatagcaGATAATGGCAGTTTGGTTATTCTTCTGAGTTCAATGGCCCCAAGAAAACCAACTCCTATATAAACGCTCTCACACATTCATTCATGCATAAAAATTCCAATCCCAATTCGAATCTCAACACATAAAACAAAACTCAACAAGTTTTCCCCAAAATGACACACCATTTCCTCCTCCTTTCTCTGTTATTCTTTGCATCCACATTCTCTCGTCTCGTCCCAACCGTCACCGCTGTTGACGCTTCCGGTGGTGACACGGACTTCACTCGTGCGCGTGCGGCCGTGTCCGCGGCGCTTGACGAGACGACCGCCGCCGCGGCCTACCTCTCGCAACAGACCGCGGCAACCAATAAGGATTCCGGCAATCCTGGCGGCGGCGCCGTGAAGGACTGCTTCACAAACCTAGAGGACGCAGTGGACATGATCCGTGACTCGTTGAAGCAGATGCAGAGCTTGAAACCGGACGGGGCTTCCGGTTCGGTCCGATTTGCGGCGAGCAACGTGCAGACGTGGATGAGCACGGCGCTGACGGACGTGGACACGTGTACGGACGGGTTTGAGGAAGTGGAAGGTCCCCTGAAGACGGACATAAGCGACCGCGTGGCCAAGGTGAAGAAGTCGATAAGCAATGCTTTGGCGCTGGTGAACGGTTTCGCTATGACGTTACCCGCCAATTGAAACGAACACTGTCTCTGTCGTTTTGGTTGCTTACTTTGCCTTTTGGTTTTGTGTGTGAATTTTTCGTAGATTTCATCCCACTGATTaagttattttcaaatatattaattagttttgtaatatttttttccttttaaatttCCTCgttcattactttttttttttatctcttaaaactgtttattttctctctctttaacTATTATCGTAGTGAAAAATTTACATAGCAATAGCAAtagctttttctttttcttttttatttagttatgaATTTTGGTATCCTTTTCTATTTAGTAGTACAAAATCACATCTGTTTGTGATGGGAAAAAgtgtataattttaaaagtttttaattGGTTTATATTAAATGAGACATCTAAGTcctcaaataaatatatatgaatCATTAGATTTAATAAAAGTGaccaaataaaataaacaaatgtaTCGATAGGGGTTGATGGGATTGTTTGTGCTGACAGACCATAATGTGTAAAAGAGTTAAGGAAGAAGTTGGTGCATGGACTACCCAACATGGAATATAAGGGAAAATTTTGTGAAGAATACATGCTCAACAAGCATGCAAGAACCTCGTTTCAGAAGAAGGTTAAATATTGGACTAAGCAACCTCTCGAATTGATTCATACTGACATATGTGAACCAATTACCTTGAATCCTTCTGCGGTAAAAGTTAATTCATTTCCTTTATCaattatttctctttatatattttctatacatGAAGTGGTGTAAtcatacacataagagaataagaaacatatcttctttttaccattttttatcatcattttcttacatggtatcagagccgattttatgaggttgagttaggcttaaaacccacttcttaatatgatatcagagcaccgatcttggtgTCCTGACAacctctccatttttatcccataaataaaaaatcatgtcgGTAAACAAGACATCAGTGTcgagcaaattcagcaattggcaaaagctatttactcgctcaacaacAAGAATGACACGTTAAtctgcttgcccataactcatcttctaattctgcttttacgaaaccatggattttaGATAGCGGAggcatctgattcacaatttttcacccacacttcatcatcatttattccaAATGTTAATCTACCCACAGACTCAACTGCGCCCATCTTATCTACGgacacaattaaattcaatgacaaaatcattctaaaaaaatgttgtttgtgttccttcttttaatttaaatctcatgttcaccagttcactaaatttttgtgtcgtttttactccacatgtTTGAGTTTtacaggacttggctacggggaggatgattAGCTCGTtaaacaacacgcaggcttatactacatgtcccatCCTCCAAACCAAGCTCACAcatctcaaatatcgaccgACTCTGATTTATGGCACAAACGCCTTAGACATCCTTTTCCGGCGTGTCTACAACTCGTatcttccttactacctatccctatcataaaaatctcattttcattcataataattgtagtatttgtaacaaagctaaacagacaaggTTACCCTTTCCTTtgagcacaataaaatctcattctccatttaatctattgcattgtgacatttggggtcctcataaacccaattaattttggaaaacattttttttctcactatagtcgatgactatactagatgtacttggctatttcttatgaatcacaaatctgaaacccaatctctcttagagtcattcattacatttgcaaaaaatcaatttcaggcatctattaaaaccattcGCGAACGGActgaaatttatttcaatgtatgatttttttcaaaaaatattgaatGTCAATGCACTTGcgtctacactcctcaacaaaatggggtagtagaacgcaaacatagacacgTTTTAAACACAacctcctatttcagtccaatttaccattagaattttggggagaatgcgttttaatcgccatatatatatatatcattaatcgcttgccattatctttactaaaaaataaatcaccttttgagctactatataataaccaccttcactttctcaccttaaaacttttggttgcctctgttacgcaactgttatttcacctaagcaaaaatttgatctgCGCGCCCGaaaatgcatcttcattggttatcctcacagtaaaaaaaacatacaaattatttgatatagatgcaaacactttttttacaagtcgggatgtcatcttccatgaaagtgttttctcattctgccaacagtcacaCACACcatcctcacctccattacaaggtattttgcccactattgacattgacttacccattcctgtccaacattcactcgatcaaccttcttctcttactcatcacaatgcatatgaacctccatcaaaccaaccttcttctcctactcgtcacaatacacctgaacTTCCATCATACCAAccctcttctcctactcgtcacaatgcccctgaacctccatcaaaccaaccttcttctcctactcgtcataataccctctagtagaccaaccttcttccTCCATGCCAAGAAAtttagcacccattaccaaaccttctccaaccgaccttccttttcgacgatccagtcgcacatcaaccccaccttcctggcttcaagactacgtaacgggatcccaagccaatcattcgaccactgcccaagaccggccgaatggaaccaggtatcctatgcatcattttctttctaattcacgattttcttctacacatagtgcatatcttgctaatatcacaaccaccaaagaacctcacacttatgctcaaactatccttgatccaaattgacAAAAACCTATGGACGAACAGCTTTCCGCCTTgtagctaaatcaaacgtggaccttgacactgttacccgctgggcagaaacccatcAGATGCAAAtgaatctataaaataaagtacaactcagatggtagcgtcgacagatataaggcgcgccttatCGCAaagggtacactcagattgaaggtgtggactattctgaaactttttcaccaacaaccAAATTAACAactattgtatgcaatattgtacccaatcatatgcaattaatttaataatgatagaatctcataaTTAGTattcctacctaattagattgtaatttggagagagaaactccctatatatttttttatacatgaagtgatgtaaccatacacataagagaataaaaaacaTCTATTattcttacaattttttatcattttcttatacaaatgtttatataaatacattattttacTTATCTCATGCATAGTAAAAGCTTTAAGGCAATTCACATTTTCTTATCTCAAATTTTACAATATCACACATCTAATTATACGAGACAATGTATCAACTTCATATAACACTTTagtccaaaatttgaaaattcatatTTATGACAAAAAATCAACATTATCACATTGAATCCAGTCaaatttttgatttttgaattgtgtaatccaaaacttcaaaattacattttagattacataatttagaaCATGATTTTGAAGTTATGGATTGTGTAATCTAGAAGTCAAAATTGTactccagattacataatccaaaatacagttttaaagtttcaaattttgtaatgagagttaaaattgtatttcaaattatgtattatggaataatattttgattttatgattatacaatttgaaaaattaatttaaaataccaaattattattttagattgGATAATACAAAATACTACTTTCAAGTTCTTTATAAGATGATCTTAGAGAAGTATACTGACTTCACATCTTTTCTTACAAAT encodes:
- the LOC137806188 gene encoding pectinesterase inhibitor 7-like, which codes for MTRHFLLLSLLFFASTLSPLISTVTAGYTSGDASGYISGDASGDTDFIRQSCNATLYPDLCFSSLSPYAAAVQRSPGGLARVAVAVALAKAHGAAAYLSHETATALSADSGDGAGAAVHDCFSNLEDAVDEIRGSLKQMRRLRRPDGDSGSVRFGVSNVLTWMSAALTDEETCTDGFEGVEEGPVKTSVCNRVTRVKKFTSNALALVNGFANNL
- the LOC137808822 gene encoding pectinesterase inhibitor 7-like — translated: MTHHFLLLSLLFFASTFSRLVPTVTAVDASGGDTDFTRARAAVSAALDETTAAAAYLSQQTAATNKDSGNPGGGAVKDCFTNLEDAVDMIRDSLKQMQSLKPDGASGSVRFAASNVQTWMSTALTDVDTCTDGFEEVEGPLKTDISDRVAKVKKSISNALALVNGFAMTLPAN